The DNA sequence ATCTGTGGCTGTATTTCTCATCCAGGTGCTTTGTTCTCTGAACTAACAAGGACGACCGGGTGGCCTTTCTGCAGAAGATAAGCTTCACAACTCGAAACGTAGCAGAACCTGGTGAAGGTGAGAAAAGAAGAAGGATACTTCATCGTTATTGTCAGATATCGGAGGTCTCAACAGGActcgagtgtgtgtgtgtgtgtgtgtgtgatggccATACGTTTTCCAGTTTCTCCACGCTCGTTTCATTCTAACAGCCATGGCTGCTGCCTATCCGACAATAATTATCGGATTCGTGTTGATCCGACCCGATAGCAGCTTTAAATGGATGGACGACGTCGAACCTATCGCAGTAGGTGGGGGAGGACCACTCACCTAAATGGGCAATGAATGCGTCGAGATGGGGGATGCCATTCCTCGTGGCATGTCAGCATTAAAAGCTTGGATTGGCTACATATATTGCACAATCCACTCCCAAAAGCATCTTGCTCTCTTTACTCCCCCTTCATCTTCCTCCCCCAATGATTACGTGCCGCTCTTCTGTTTCCCGATGCGTAATCTAAGCTTCAAAGACTCTCTACTTGTTTTAGATGATGCTtgtaaaaggaaagaaacaagaAACTATAAACTATAATTTTTAGTTATGCCCGCATAATTTTGTCATTGATGTACATATGTTTTCCATGTACGTCAAATAGTACGAGTTGATTTGGACCCAACGACGACGATGATAACACCATCATCGCAGAATTAAGCAGAGGTCCGAAGCTTAAACCGTCGCAACGGGGTATAATAGCGGTGGCAGTTCGAAACGGTGATGGCGTCGGGTCATTGCCATGGGGACGACCAACAACTGCCTTCCAGCTGTCATCTGAGCCCATGTTGGTGGCTCCTGTCGTGACTCGCACAGATGTGTCGGCTTGTCAGATTACGCTGACACGAACTTGAAAATTGATGGGTGAAAGTTGATGCACGAAGTCGATAGGGCGACATGTATCACCGACACGCTCTTGAAGGTTGTAACGGGCTCGTACTTCCGTTACCACACCCATCTCTCAATAATCGACCTGATGTGCGTACATATAACGAAATTTACGATATATAACCAGATCATACCATATATCAGGTGCCGATAAGCTGACCTGGCATACCATATATCTGTGCTTCTCCCATTTAAATACCCCGTCCCCTTGCGCCCACTCGAACTTTTtgactcctccctctctctctctctctctccgtgctGCGAGTACAGCACCTTCCTCTCCGATGGTGGGAACCAAACGTTAAGGAAAACCTAGCCGACGCGATGGTGGGTGTGGAGCTCCGTAGCTCTTCTTCCTACTCCTCATTCGTCCGGCTcgcctgccttctctgcttcctcgcCGCCGTCAGACCTAGTGACGCCGGCGACTTGGATCTGCTGATGTCGTTCAAGGCCGCGGTCGCCAACCCTCAGCTGCTACCGAGTTGGGATCCCCTCCGGGGTCCTTGCTCCTTCGCCGGGGTCACCTGCAGCGTCGGCGGCCGCGTCTCGGTCGTTGAGCTGCAGGGCGTCCCTCTCGGCGCCGACTTCCGTGCCGTGTCGTCCTCGGTACTGGCCCTCGGCGGCCTCGAGAGCCTCTCACTCAGCGCTGTCAATCTTACCGGAAACGTCGCCGGGACCCGCTGCGGCGGCGGGCTCTCCGAGCTCGATCTCTCCGGCAACGACCTCCGGGGATCCCTTGCCGACGTGTCCTCTCTGGCCGCTGCTTGTTCTGGGTTGAAGTCTCTCAACCTCTCCGGCAACTCCGTTGGGATTCCACCTATGGCGGCCGGAGATGGTCTCGCCGTTGCTGGGTTCGACCTCGAGGAGCTTGACCTCTCCTTTAACGAGATCTCCGGCGAGGACGACCTGCGGTGGCTTCTTTCCAACCTCGGCGCCCTCCGACGCCTCGACCTGGTCGGAAACCACCTCTCCAGCGGGATCCCAGCCATCGCCAACTGCTCCTACATTCAGCACCTGGACCTCTCATTGAGCGGCCTCTCCGGCGAGATCGGCGTCGGTGTCTTCGGCGGCTGCCGGAGCTTGACCTACTTGAACCTGTCTTCCAACCACTTCACCGGCACTCTACCCTCCGACCTCTCCTCTTGCACTTCCTTGTCCTCCCTCAGCCTCTCCAGCAACAATTTCTCCGGTGAGTTCCCCGTCGACACCCTGACCGCGATGCCGTACCTTGCAACCCTTGAGTTCGCCTTCAACGACCTCAACGGCAGCCTCGGGGACTCGATCACGCAGATGCCGATGCTCCAAGTGCTCGATCTCAGCTCAAACAGGCTAACTGGGTCGATCCCCTCCGACCTCTGCCCGAACCCAGCCTTCGCCTTGAAGACGCTCTACCTCCAGAATAACCAGCTCACCGGCAGCATCCCCAAGTCGCTGAGCAACTGCACCAGGCTCGTGTCCCTCGACCTCAGCCTCAACTATATCACCGGAGCCATTCCTTCCGGTCTGGGCTCGCTCCCTTCCCTCCGTGATCTGATCATGTGGCAGAACCTGCTCGAGGGCGAGATCCCACCGGAACTTACCAACCTCCTGTCCCTCGAGAATCTCATCCTCGACAACAATGGCCTGACCGGGTCGATCCCGGCTGGCTTTGCCGGTTGCACTAGCTTGAACTGGCTTTCTCTGTCGAGCAACCACCTGAGTGGAACGATCCCTTCGTGGATCGGCCAGCTTCATAACTTGGCAATCCTTAAGCTCGGCAACAACTCCTTCTCCGGCCAGATTCCGCCCCAGCTCGGAGACTGCAGGAGCTTGGTCTGGCTGGACCTCAACAACAACCAACTCAGTGGATCGATTCCGCCAACCCTTGCCAACCAGTCCGGCAAAATCGCGGTCGGCCTGGTCACCGGCGAGCCGTACGTGTACCTCAAGAACGACGGGACCAGCGGGTGCCGCGGGACGGGCAACCTCCTCGAGTTCGCCGGGATTCGGCCGGAGGACCTTGACCGGTTGCCCAGCCGGCGGTTCTGTAACTTCACCAGGGTCTACAAGGGGCTCACACAGTACACCTTCAACAACAACGGCTCCATGCTCTTCCTCGATCTTTCCTTCAACCAGCTGAGCGGCAAGATCCCCAGGGAGCTCGGCAGCATGTACTATCTTCTGATCCTGAACCTTGGCCATAACCTCCTCTCCGGTCTGATACCACCGGAACTGGGGAGCTTGCGGTACGTCGCGGTGTTGGATCTTTCACATAACGCTCTCGAGGGACCGATCCCGTCGTCCTTCGCCGGCCTCGCCATGTTGGCTGAGATCGATCTCTCGAACAATAAGCTCAATGGGTCGATTCCCGAGCTGGGTCAGTTGGCAACATTCCCTCGGTACCGGTACGAAAACAACTCGGGCCTTTGTGGGTTCCCTCTCCCATCTTGTGAGGACATCGCTGGGGCTAATTCCAGCACCCAGCATCAGAAGTCCCACCGCCGGCAAGCCTCTCTTGCCGGGAGTGTCGCGATGGGACTACTCTTCTCCCTGTTCTGCATATTTGGACTGATCATAATCGCCGTGGAGAGCAAGAAACGACAGAAGAAAAAGGATAACGGTAACTGCTCGAGGGACATCTACTTCGACAGCCGATCTCATTCCGGCACCGCCAATTCAAACTGGAAGCTCACGGCCACCAAGGACGCATTAGTCATCAACCTGGCCACCTTCGAGACGCCTCTCAGAAAGCTCTGTTTCGCTGATCTGGTCGAGGCCACCAATGGCTTCCACAATGACAGCCTCGTAGGTTCCGGTGGATTTGGTGATGTCTACAAAGCCCAGCTGAAGGACGGCAGTGTTGTCGCGATCAAGAAACTGATTCATGTGAGTGGGCAAGGCGACCGTGAGTTCACAGCTGAGATGGAGACCATCGGAAGGATCAAGCACCGCAACCTGGTTCCCCTTCTGGGCTACTGCAAAGTTGGAGAAGAACGGCTcttggtgtacgagtacatgaaGTACGGGAGTCTAGAGGATGTCTTGCATGACCGCAACAATGTTGGGATCAAGCTGAATTGGGTAGCGAGGAGGAAGATTGCTGTGGGAGCAGCCAGAGGCTTAGCATTCTTACACCACAACTGCATTCCTCACATAATCCACAGAGATATGAAGTCCAGCAACGTTCTGCTTGATGAGAACTTAGAAGCCAGGGTCTCGGATTTTGGGATGGCGAGGCTGATGAGTACGGTGGATACGCACTTGAGCGTGTCAGCGCTCGCCGGCACCCCTGGTTATGTCCCACCCGAGTATTACCAGAGCTTTCAATGCACCACCAAGGGAGATGTTTACAGTTATGGTGTTGTCTTGCTCGAGCTACTCACCGGGAGGCGGTCGACAGACTCGACCGACTTCGGGGACAACAACTTGGTGGGGTGGGTCAAGCAGCACTCGAAGATTAGAATAAGTGATGTCTTTGATCCGGAGCTATCGAAGGAGGATCCTTCTCTGGAGCTGGAGCTGTTGGAGCACCTTAAGATTGCTTGTGCCTGCCTTGATGATCGGCCATTCCGTCGGCCAACCATGCTAAGGGTGATGACAATGTTCAAGGAGATACAGGCAGGTTCATCCATGAACTCCGTGCCTTCGGCTCCTTCAGCCTCGACCGCAGCGGATTTCTCGTAGAGTTGGAGATGAATTCAAAGACTGGGGATGATTCTTACCAGAGGAAGCAACTGATTGCATCCAGTAAGGCGTTTTGGCCTTTTACCTTAGCAGTGGTATGAGAAAAACTCTTGTGTAGCTTCAGTCTAGATCATATTATACACCTATAAAACAatgctatttatatatatattttttccttcacATACTTCGAACTTAGTGTCTTGTCACAATTTCTGTACATACAAAGTGAATTTTCTTAAATTCCTGTTCCACTCTCTATAAGTGCTTTTGTCTATTAGTTGATCATTAATGATTATGTTTGTTTCATCTGCATCACAATATACTATAGTGTTTCTTCTTCTTACCAAATACTTTTATAAGTTGGGATTGGGAAAGAAATCTGCATATGTTGATGTTTTGACACTCTATTAGAAATGTTTGAAATTTCAAAAAGTTACTGTTCTCTGTAGAAATCaatatttacaattttttttctgTTCCTCTTTtgttcttataaaaaaaaattataacagaataatttttttttcttttttgtctattAAAATaagttcttcatcaaaatattaatttgttataaaaaataaatattaatcataGTAGCATAAACAGTATAATAATTATTCAATCATAAAGTGAGACATCgaattttttacataaaaatCTATTGCGAAAAAAAAATCACAGGACCGTAGTAGTTTACTTCAAACTTCCgctatcactaataatgataacagTTTTACAATAAATTTTTTCTATAATAACTAAAGGATCACCCTAATATATATCAAGAACACATGATCCAACCCTAGCCCCTCTTTCTCCGGCCATTACTGGTCAAAGATTGTTCTAGGATTTTGTCACTATCGAAATATCTTTTGTCTACTAAACAATGAGAAGGCTATCGAGATTTTGTTAGTATCATAGTCATTAAGCTAGTACAAGCTATAGAGAGCCATTAAGCTTTAGTATCACAAATGTCCAAATGGATGTTGATGTGCAACAACAGATTAAAGAAATCGTCAAGACAGTGAGATCCATCGTTTAGCTATGATTTTTCCCTCGCTCATGTATTGGAGCTTCATCTATATTTGTTGGTTGTCAAGGTGAAGCAGAGACTAATCTCTCAAGTGGAGGAAAAGAAAGATTCAGTTCGAAGTACATGATACTGTGTTGGAGCAGAGGAGTGCCATAATTCATACACAGTGTCAAGAGAACAGTTGTGTCACAACGCAGTTGAACATTGGAAGAACATGACGTTAAATCTTCCCAAGCATGGAGAAAAGTGGCTATTTAATATTCGCATCATGTCCTTTTATGTCAACATGATCGATGAGCTCCTTAATATAATTGGATGACCTGAGTACTTGAGACTGATATCATTGCCTTCCACAGGAGTGAAAAAAGCATGATGCAGTGGAACCGAGGACATGAGGGTGGCTGAATTGGCCAACCTTGTCCTCTAGCTAATCGATGCATCCATGAAACGGAATCTTATCATGGACGGACTCCATGGCTGTTCCCTCGAGCTACTGTGACCCGGTTGATGGAGACCTTCAGAACAAGTTTGATGCAAATGGATGGTAGTACTGGAACTACAACTTTTGAATGCTTCTTCTCTTAGGAAGAAGATGGAGAAAAGACGGAGGAAGGGCGAGTTGGTACGTCAATTTCTGGTTGTTCTTCAGCCGTCTATTGTAACTTAGAATTGAGGCGAGGAGATGAATCGATGAGCATCAGCAAGTGTGGGAATAAAGCGACGGCCGGGGCtacaggggaggggaggggagcggAGCCGCACATGGGCGTGTCGACGGGAGGAGCTTGCTTGCCCCCCGCCCAACCTGCAGGCTAGAAGGCTGTCATCATCTGCCTTTTCTTGGAGCTTCATCTCTTCGTTCGTGGGGGCAACTCGTGCTTCCAATCCCTTTCGTGACTGCCACAGCTCACCTGCATGtctctttagagagagagagagagagagagagagagaggaggaggaggagggcaacTCGATGAATCAAATATAATTTCAGTGGGTTGGGGTTAGGCCGAACCGGAGTCGGACCGGACCGGCCCGCTCGTCCACGTTCCGACACGTGGCGGGAGACAGGGGAGTTGATTGGAAAGGTCATGGAGATGGAGACGGGACGCGGGATTCACTGTAACAAAGCACAATTATTTGGTCGGACGGCGAGTTCGTCCAACCCAGCCATGTTGCAATGCAGAACGAGGACGAGCTCCTGTGCTAAGTAGTACTACCACTGCTCCTCTGTGCAAGCATGggtttcgagagagagagagatataacaTTCAGCTCGTGAGCAGTAAACGGGCTTTGGTTGCATTGTAAGATTTTTCTTTAGCATTCTGGAATATGTTTTGCCCATCACCAGTCTCCATCTTTGAGTTGTCTCTCCTTCCCACCTGCTTTAGCGTTGGCCTAATCTTACTGTGATCTTTGCTTCGATGCCTTGTCCTTGTAGAGGTCCCACCCCTCTACCATCTTTTTATCTTTGAGACAACTCCACCCAACTTTAAATTGCCTTCTCAGCTTGCTACGTATTCTTTGTCAACATATTAAGAATGTAAATGTATATGACTGCTCTCATGTTGTTTTCTTTGTCCCTTGTTGGAGGACTAGCATTCCTTCTCTCCCCCTTTTCATTCTTTCTCCCCTTCTCATTCATTATTTTATGGACGATGGCTTCAGTCTCATGTTTCTTCTGACCCAGTCTTTCTGGCAACTCTGTGTGATTCTTATTCCGAACAGCAACAAGTATCATCACCTACGCTGATTTGTTACTCGAGAAATCTTAATGCCTGTTTCACTAAGAAATTTGATGAgagtgttggggatggaggagcaaggaaaaatagaatactacgatatgagtaaaaagaatcctttcgactcaagaaaactattgtagtattaaaagcaacacttacaagataccaagtgcacacAGCCTCTTTATCTATCCTGTCTCTTTCTCTATGTCTTGCtagatgaactacggtcctatttataggacctagtgacaaccaccctataactactagatcatgaggtagttattgaaaccaccttataactactagatcatgattgaagtggttattgaaatcatcatgtaatcattagatcatgataacaatctagatagatactatgaatcaaatctcaacagagAGCTCGTCATAAAATTTATATGAATCACAATCTTTCATACACttgatataaaatcaaaattGTCATGGAAGAAGCTTGATTTATAGGAGCCAAGTGCTGATCTGATATATCATACTGCAAGTGACAGTTCAAAATCCAGCTCAGGTTGATCAGCGGAGGAATGGAGCATGTCATCTATGGTGTCAACCAAGATGAGAGAGCTCACCACATCTTCCATGCACATTCTCCTCGCACACATTACTCATAATCAGTGCTATCAACCACCGAAAATGGCCTGTCAGTTTCGTCATGTCCATCAGTAGAAGCTTTCTGTATGTATCCCGAAAGCGCTTCGACACTTTTTCTTTAGAGCATCTTCTTAATCTTTCAAATAGTTCATTCGGTCATGAAATCCATGGTTGCTACATCCATCTCTTCAAATGCATGTTTAGATAATACAATTCATTTTGTTGTGAAACAAgatgaaaagattaaaaaaaaggatagaaaataaaaaaaagagatatgGGTTTTTTAAAGATAACTAAAAATTAGTagctcaaaatataaaaattaataaggtcatgactcgagcctgatgggctaattggCTTATTAACTTCGTTtaatctaaaccactgaccaaaataatTAAGCTTAAAttgataataatacactcatcagactcttataagccaatcttaatcttgctcacTTTCGATGGGACTAATCAGGAGTGTTACAATacattgtattttgatgattttaaattttttataaatatctcaagatacaaattattttcttaaattttgaTAGTGTTGTTGAAATTTATTATCTTAAAACTTAGGAGCATTCAATACTCATCATGTAATATATCATTCTCTCAAAGAATTTATCCAtgaatagcagataagatttctctCTACTCTGTTAAGGGAAatgctctattctgttgaggaaaatcctccctcctaatgtgtataaataggagagggacatattaatatattcaagcttgcttattctcgtggtgcctgttGTGCGAAGGGTtgtccattcctctgaatgtcaaactcatatgcccgctcctccgagcgactccttttccccacatctccatgcccgttttcccccaaacgatcgcacGTGTACGACTGCCCTTAACGTAacctcgctaggtcccccacgtttgtacgtcaagtgtttctatgagtgcttgtcccgctctgataccatgttggaaagaataaaagataagaagaattattgaagaagctttactgaagaagcttgaatacattaacatgttcctctcctatttatacagattatgagggaagatttttctcaacagaatagagtatttccctcaacaaagtagagagattttctcgtatagttggaaaaatcttatctactatcatgccctcgtaagatggtgctcctgtcaaggatatcaatcttggatcgatgcaaaacaAACAGTTTATGagccagaggcttcgtgagtagggcaagagcagatcgttgcTACTGTTATTGCTATTACTGCGGCTATGACGATGATGGTGACTGTGGCGGCTGC is a window from the Musa acuminata AAA Group cultivar baxijiao chromosome BXJ2-1, Cavendish_Baxijiao_AAA, whole genome shotgun sequence genome containing:
- the LOC135599171 gene encoding brassinosteroid LRR receptor kinase BRI1-like, whose translation is MVGVELRSSSSYSSFVRLACLLCFLAAVRPSDAGDLDLLMSFKAAVANPQLLPSWDPLRGPCSFAGVTCSVGGRVSVVELQGVPLGADFRAVSSSVLALGGLESLSLSAVNLTGNVAGTRCGGGLSELDLSGNDLRGSLADVSSLAAACSGLKSLNLSGNSVGIPPMAAGDGLAVAGFDLEELDLSFNEISGEDDLRWLLSNLGALRRLDLVGNHLSSGIPAIANCSYIQHLDLSLSGLSGEIGVGVFGGCRSLTYLNLSSNHFTGTLPSDLSSCTSLSSLSLSSNNFSGEFPVDTLTAMPYLATLEFAFNDLNGSLGDSITQMPMLQVLDLSSNRLTGSIPSDLCPNPAFALKTLYLQNNQLTGSIPKSLSNCTRLVSLDLSLNYITGAIPSGLGSLPSLRDLIMWQNLLEGEIPPELTNLLSLENLILDNNGLTGSIPAGFAGCTSLNWLSLSSNHLSGTIPSWIGQLHNLAILKLGNNSFSGQIPPQLGDCRSLVWLDLNNNQLSGSIPPTLANQSGKIAVGLVTGEPYVYLKNDGTSGCRGTGNLLEFAGIRPEDLDRLPSRRFCNFTRVYKGLTQYTFNNNGSMLFLDLSFNQLSGKIPRELGSMYYLLILNLGHNLLSGLIPPELGSLRYVAVLDLSHNALEGPIPSSFAGLAMLAEIDLSNNKLNGSIPELGQLATFPRYRYENNSGLCGFPLPSCEDIAGANSSTQHQKSHRRQASLAGSVAMGLLFSLFCIFGLIIIAVESKKRQKKKDNGNCSRDIYFDSRSHSGTANSNWKLTATKDALVINLATFETPLRKLCFADLVEATNGFHNDSLVGSGGFGDVYKAQLKDGSVVAIKKLIHVSGQGDREFTAEMETIGRIKHRNLVPLLGYCKVGEERLLVYEYMKYGSLEDVLHDRNNVGIKLNWVARRKIAVGAARGLAFLHHNCIPHIIHRDMKSSNVLLDENLEARVSDFGMARLMSTVDTHLSVSALAGTPGYVPPEYYQSFQCTTKGDVYSYGVVLLELLTGRRSTDSTDFGDNNLVGWVKQHSKIRISDVFDPELSKEDPSLELELLEHLKIACACLDDRPFRRPTMLRVMTMFKEIQAGSSMNSVPSAPSASTAADFS